From a region of the Bacteroidota bacterium genome:
- a CDS encoding WbqC family protein, translating into MKIAITQPNFIPWLGYFDLLDSIDLWISLDNVQMVKRSFIVRNKIKAVGSDPKWLTVSLKKANQSILINQTELDEKDWHIDAINKIKSYYSTAPFYKKYISVVEEILSPKEKLLSVYNQRTVMDLAQLIGISVEIKTASSLIPLLEGNPEDKIMSLCEILKPTEFYNFEKGIDIGLYSGENFAKHQIQLFKQNYQHPVYTQADPEFSPYLSILDLLFNMGENSLEVIRKGRNWVKVN; encoded by the coding sequence TTGAAGATTGCAATTACACAACCTAATTTTATCCCCTGGCTGGGGTATTTCGACCTGCTCGACTCCATTGATCTTTGGATTAGCTTGGATAATGTGCAGATGGTGAAAAGATCATTTATTGTCAGAAATAAAATAAAAGCTGTAGGTTCTGATCCAAAATGGCTGACTGTTTCTCTTAAAAAAGCAAATCAATCAATACTTATCAATCAGACAGAATTAGACGAAAAAGACTGGCATATTGATGCGATTAATAAAATTAAATCCTACTACTCAACAGCTCCTTTTTATAAGAAGTATATTTCTGTAGTTGAAGAAATACTAAGTCCTAAGGAGAAATTATTATCGGTTTACAACCAACGAACAGTAATGGACTTGGCGCAATTAATAGGAATTTCGGTTGAAATCAAAACTGCCTCTTCCTTGATTCCATTGTTAGAAGGTAATCCTGAAGATAAAATTATGTCCTTATGCGAAATTTTAAAACCTACTGAGTTTTATAACTTTGAGAAAGGAATTGATATTGGATTATATAGCGGAGAAAACTTTGCAAAGCATCAAATCCAATTATTTAAACAAAACTATCAGCATCCTGTTTATACACAGGCTGATCCTGAATTTAGCCCCTATTTGAGTATACTTGACCTCCTGTTTAATATGGGAGAAAATTCTCTTGAAGTCATTCGAAAAGGAAGGAATTGGGTTAAAGTAAATTAA
- a CDS encoding DegT/DnrJ/EryC1/StrS family aminotransferase, giving the protein MKVPYINLAAQHIPIMSELLAEVESVLKTGQFILGKTVADFEKKFAEICGANYAIGVANGTDALVLALKVAGIKAGDEVITAPNSFLASASSIALAGAIPVFADVRDDFNIDPEQIKKLIGPKTKAIMPVHLTGRPADMDAIMDIANAHNLIVIEDAAQAVGASYGNKKVGSIGHLACFSLHPLKNLSAAGDGGVITTNNKLYYDKLMIMRNHGLKNRDECVYWSLNSRLDAMQAALLNVKLKYLANWTDRRRNLAAIYQDRIKDLVKVPMDSNKEKAVYHTFIIQTEFRDELQEYLLAKDIESKVHYPIPIHFQEAAKQLAYQKGDFPVTEAQVGKILSLPVYPELSDEQVHYVCDTIIEFFKNKI; this is encoded by the coding sequence ATGAAAGTTCCATATATAAATTTAGCAGCACAGCATATTCCAATTATGTCTGAATTATTGGCTGAGGTTGAAAGTGTTTTAAAAACCGGTCAATTTATATTGGGAAAAACTGTTGCAGATTTTGAAAAGAAATTTGCCGAGATATGTGGGGCAAACTATGCAATAGGTGTTGCCAATGGAACAGATGCACTGGTTTTAGCTTTGAAAGTTGCAGGGATAAAAGCTGGTGATGAAGTAATTACCGCACCCAATTCTTTTTTGGCCTCGGCTTCTTCTATTGCACTGGCAGGAGCAATTCCTGTATTTGCCGATGTAAGAGATGATTTTAATATTGATCCAGAGCAAATCAAGAAATTAATAGGTCCAAAAACCAAGGCAATAATGCCTGTTCATCTGACGGGGCGACCAGCTGATATGGATGCCATAATGGACATTGCAAATGCACATAATTTAATTGTAATTGAAGATGCTGCACAAGCAGTTGGTGCCAGTTATGGAAACAAAAAAGTGGGGAGTATCGGACATCTAGCATGTTTTAGTCTACACCCATTAAAAAACTTATCGGCTGCCGGTGATGGAGGCGTTATTACAACCAATAATAAGCTTTATTATGATAAACTGATGATCATGCGCAATCATGGTTTGAAAAATAGGGATGAATGCGTTTATTGGAGTTTAAATAGCCGACTAGATGCAATGCAGGCTGCCTTATTAAATGTAAAGCTGAAATATCTGGCAAATTGGACAGATAGAAGAAGAAACCTTGCAGCTATTTATCAGGATCGTATTAAAGATTTAGTGAAAGTCCCCATGGACTCAAACAAAGAAAAAGCAGTATATCATACTTTCATTATTCAAACTGAATTTCGAGATGAGCTGCAAGAATATTTGCTTGCCAAGGATATCGAAAGTAAAGTTCATTATCCGATTCCAATTCATTTTCAAGAAGCTGCAAAACAGTTAGCTTATCAAAAAGGAGATTTTCCGGTTACCGAAGCACAAGTGGGAAAAATATTGAGTTTACCTGTTTATCCGGAACTTAGCGATGAGCAAGTGCATTATGTATGCGATACTATTATTGAATTTTTTAAGAATAAAATATGA
- a CDS encoding FkbM family methyltransferase, giving the protein MAITSFLPESKFLHKIRLWKVKRQDRKLYEGLKELHIDYNGKDQVSFSFLGERFTIKLNPNRKHKQYLSFLFYFVNEEFSNYFKYYIPKRGDVVVDLGGFLGAVSFYMAHLVKDSGHVYVFEPNTANNEFIRDLIELNNLKNITLIKKGVYNENSTLTFYGTGSSGSFNNIYDKDVKFEFDVVEFDSFVEERKLKKIDFIKSDIESAEIEFLLGAEKTIKDGVIRNMAIATYHRIGEGERAYTECEKILAQHNCKYITHMTNGSTPFTTYVKNKNDNKKSADVRKDL; this is encoded by the coding sequence ATGGCTATAACAAGTTTTCTTCCGGAGAGTAAATTCCTTCACAAAATCAGACTTTGGAAGGTAAAAAGACAAGACAGAAAACTCTATGAGGGATTGAAAGAGCTGCATATCGATTACAATGGAAAAGATCAAGTGTCCTTTTCTTTTTTAGGTGAACGTTTTACTATAAAGCTAAATCCCAATCGAAAACATAAACAGTATTTAAGCTTTCTGTTTTATTTTGTTAACGAAGAATTCTCGAACTATTTTAAATATTACATTCCCAAAAGAGGTGATGTTGTTGTTGATTTGGGAGGTTTTTTAGGAGCGGTAAGTTTTTATATGGCACATTTGGTCAAAGATTCTGGTCATGTGTATGTATTTGAACCCAATACTGCCAATAATGAGTTCATTAGAGATTTAATTGAATTGAACAATCTGAAAAATATAACCCTGATAAAAAAGGGCGTTTACAATGAAAATTCGACATTAACGTTTTATGGAACTGGTAGTTCTGGTAGTTTTAATAATATTTACGATAAGGATGTGAAGTTTGAGTTTGATGTTGTTGAATTCGATTCGTTTGTTGAAGAACGAAAACTGAAAAAAATTGATTTTATTAAATCGGATATTGAATCTGCTGAAATTGAGTTTTTATTGGGTGCTGAAAAGACCATAAAAGATGGTGTTATACGTAATATGGCCATAGCTACCTATCATCGAATAGGAGAGGGAGAAAGAGCCTATACAGAGTGCGAAAAAATACTAGCACAACATAATTGTAAATACATCACTCATATGACAAATGGATCAACTCCTTTCACAACCTATGTGAAAAATAAGAACGATAATAAAAAATCTGCTGATGTTAGGAAAGATTTATAG
- a CDS encoding class I SAM-dependent methyltransferase: protein MKIKSKTLAYDGKKYFESWHRSVINKEFSDRVTISPTFSELGTKYHYNAVENLLIEYFYDTEVVDNPHVFDIGSGAGHWIEFYKTYFNSAYSLGVEISEPCYDMLVKKFEQDESVDFMLGDVSSTDFKLDKKFDIINAIGVIFHIVDDAAWYVAMNNLMKLLNKGGVIIVGGEFGDKTYNAQFNKTNDFDTWDERQKAWDEFHNTEDESVFVNKRLRSIADWEKCAKENNLKIKEIVKQNISKLIQTPQNNILVLTKVD from the coding sequence ATGAAGATCAAAAGTAAAACGCTTGCTTATGATGGAAAAAAGTATTTTGAATCATGGCATCGGTCTGTTATAAATAAAGAATTTTCAGATAGAGTTACCATATCACCAACCTTTAGTGAACTTGGCACAAAATACCATTACAATGCTGTCGAAAATCTACTGATAGAGTATTTTTATGATACTGAAGTAGTCGATAATCCACATGTATTTGATATAGGATCCGGGGCTGGACATTGGATAGAGTTTTATAAAACTTATTTCAATTCAGCATACAGCTTGGGGGTTGAAATCTCTGAGCCTTGTTATGATATGCTCGTGAAAAAATTTGAACAGGATGAATCTGTTGATTTTATGCTAGGTGATGTTTCCAGTACCGATTTTAAGCTTGATAAAAAATTCGATATCATTAATGCTATTGGTGTCATATTTCATATTGTTGATGATGCTGCCTGGTATGTTGCCATGAATAATTTGATGAAATTGTTAAATAAAGGTGGAGTTATTATTGTTGGTGGTGAATTTGGAGATAAAACCTATAATGCTCAGTTCAACAAAACAAATGATTTTGATACGTGGGATGAACGTCAAAAAGCATGGGATGAATTTCATAACACTGAAGATGAGTCGGTTTTTGTGAATAAGCGATTGAGGTCAATTGCCGATTGGGAAAAATGTGCAAAGGAGAATAATCTGAAAATTAAAGAAATTGTCAAGCAGAATATTAGCAAACTTATTCAAACGCCTCAAAATAATATATTAGTACTGACAAAAGTTGATTAA
- a CDS encoding SIS domain-containing protein: protein MFKQYIDHFSEAVSLAEASKENFVSCEITSAYNQATELIKSCKNVGGTVYLVGNGGSSGIISHSSVDFVNACKIKAVPLTDNSQITCFANDYGYEQVFSKPLETLISEKDVLIAVSSSGSSLNIVNAVQVALQKNAGVITFSGFLADNPLRKLGHYNFWLNSNDYGVVEIGHALLLHLLTDMLKVDV, encoded by the coding sequence ATGTTTAAGCAATACATTGATCATTTTAGTGAAGCAGTTAGCTTGGCAGAAGCAAGCAAAGAGAATTTTGTTTCTTGCGAAATAACGAGTGCATATAATCAGGCAACTGAATTGATTAAGAGTTGTAAAAATGTTGGAGGAACTGTATATTTAGTTGGAAATGGCGGGAGTAGCGGAATTATTTCTCACTCCTCAGTAGATTTTGTCAATGCGTGTAAAATTAAAGCTGTTCCGCTTACTGATAATAGCCAAATTACTTGTTTTGCCAACGATTATGGCTATGAGCAGGTATTTAGCAAGCCACTGGAAACATTGATTAGCGAAAAGGATGTTTTAATTGCTGTAAGCAGCTCGGGTTCTTCATTAAATATTGTGAATGCAGTGCAAGTAGCCTTGCAGAAAAATGCGGGTGTAATCACCTTCTCAGGGTTTTTAGCTGATAATCCACTCAGGAAATTAGGCCATTATAACTTTTGGTTAAACTCCAATGACTATGGAGTGGTTGAAATAGGACATGCATTGCTATTGCATTTGCTTACGGATATGCTGAAAGTGGATGTATAA
- a CDS encoding sulfotransferase, giving the protein MKRSCSTFLKEIYRDNKLRVKGKRNLLKDIGLFYRNKSLISKEKKLLERYHNRDFPIVFVLSVPRSGTTFLSQFIADNFDIAFINNYMSKYFLAPLYALIKFERKGQKDLQSYQSDLGNTKGDHAPHEFGYFWQYYLNHSQHDHLSDEELDLVDWEMLRKELYGISAHQQKPLMIKSLVYTNYYIERLAKEFPNSKFLYIKRDPVYVFQSIYESRIKRYGSPDIWWSIRPRNWMKQTGKSPLEQIAYQYQDVSRHIESSLAKLENNRKITIQYEDLVAKPKEHIQSLAKIIGIQAIDKEQDFSGLNKQTNKQRLNDELFAELNELIKNR; this is encoded by the coding sequence ATGAAACGCAGTTGCTCAACATTCTTAAAAGAAATCTATCGGGATAACAAATTACGGGTTAAAGGCAAAAGAAATCTGCTTAAGGATATCGGCTTGTTTTATCGTAACAAGAGTTTGATTTCCAAAGAAAAAAAACTACTAGAGCGCTATCATAATCGGGATTTTCCTATTGTATTTGTCTTGAGCGTACCTCGGTCAGGAACTACATTCTTGTCTCAGTTTATTGCAGATAATTTCGATATTGCTTTTATCAATAACTATATGTCGAAGTATTTTTTGGCTCCACTTTATGCTTTAATAAAATTTGAAAGGAAAGGCCAAAAAGACTTGCAAAGCTATCAATCTGATTTAGGAAATACGAAAGGAGACCATGCACCTCATGAATTTGGATATTTCTGGCAATATTATCTGAATCACAGCCAACACGATCATTTGTCAGATGAAGAGCTTGACTTGGTCGATTGGGAAATGCTCAGAAAAGAATTATATGGAATTTCGGCTCATCAGCAAAAACCATTGATGATTAAAAGTCTTGTTTATACAAATTATTATATAGAACGACTGGCGAAGGAATTCCCCAATTCGAAATTCTTATATATCAAACGAGATCCGGTTTACGTATTTCAATCCATTTATGAATCTAGGATTAAACGTTATGGTAGTCCGGATATTTGGTGGAGTATCAGGCCTCGGAATTGGATGAAACAAACTGGAAAAAGTCCACTGGAACAAATCGCTTATCAATATCAGGATGTTAGTCGCCATATTGAATCGTCCCTAGCAAAGTTGGAGAATAATCGAAAAATTACAATCCAATATGAAGATTTAGTAGCCAAGCCAAAGGAACATATTCAATCACTTGCTAAGATAATTGGCATACAGGCAATAGATAAAGAACAAGACTTTTCAGGTTTGAATAAGCAAACCAACAAGCAACGATTAAATGATGAATTGTTTGCTGAGCTAAATGAATTAATTAAAAACAGATAA
- a CDS encoding adenylyltransferase/cytidyltransferase family protein produces MLGKIYSLQELSEKIADLKGQKKRIVHCHGVFDLIHPGHIKHFEAAKKFGDILVVTITEDKHVNKGPDRPIFTESLRAENIAALQYVDFVAINRFPTAITAIEAIKPDFYVKGQDYKNAVDDITGGIIEEKEKVEEFGGKLVFTEEIQFSSSNLINRHLEDSSEEIKNYLTDLRSRVSYEKISGYFDKISDLKVLVIGDIIIDEYQFVNPLGKASKSATITARKLQSELYGGGVLAIANHMAGFAKEVRLIANYGQNEQLNYLDFIKEKLNPKVSWKAIFTADRPTVVKRRFVDKVFKHKLFELIEINDSPFNAADKQKVIDELKSCEENYDLIVVADFGHGLIDSEIVSHIANLKLFTVVNAQTNSANMGYNLLSKYPSCDYFSIDREEARLAMHDKHADIEKSVKHLIQQVKAKYGVVTLGIEGAIIGTLEDEKSIKSPVLSNEIIDTVGAGDAFLSVTALLAKIGVPAEEIVFIGNAVGAMAVKILGNKSYIEKVPLMKYLKTLLT; encoded by the coding sequence ATGTTAGGAAAGATTTATAGTCTGCAAGAGCTTTCTGAAAAGATTGCTGATCTAAAAGGACAAAAGAAGAGAATTGTTCATTGTCATGGTGTTTTTGATTTAATTCACCCAGGCCATATCAAACATTTTGAAGCAGCTAAAAAATTCGGGGATATTTTAGTAGTCACTATCACTGAAGATAAGCATGTGAACAAGGGGCCAGACAGACCAATATTTACGGAATCGTTGAGAGCAGAAAATATTGCTGCCTTGCAATATGTTGATTTTGTAGCTATAAATCGATTCCCAACTGCGATTACTGCTATTGAGGCCATTAAACCTGATTTTTATGTAAAGGGGCAAGACTATAAAAATGCAGTGGATGATATTACCGGAGGAATTATTGAAGAAAAAGAGAAGGTAGAAGAATTTGGAGGCAAACTGGTTTTTACTGAAGAAATCCAATTTAGCTCATCCAATTTAATTAATAGGCACTTAGAAGATTCATCGGAAGAAATTAAAAACTATTTAACGGATTTAAGAAGCCGGGTGTCGTATGAAAAGATAAGCGGCTATTTTGATAAAATTTCGGACTTAAAAGTTTTGGTTATTGGTGATATTATTATTGATGAATATCAATTCGTTAATCCCTTGGGAAAGGCATCAAAATCTGCAACAATAACTGCACGTAAACTTCAATCCGAGCTATATGGAGGAGGCGTATTAGCCATTGCCAACCACATGGCTGGATTTGCAAAAGAGGTCAGGTTGATTGCAAATTATGGTCAAAATGAGCAGCTAAACTACCTTGACTTTATAAAGGAAAAACTTAATCCGAAAGTCTCGTGGAAAGCAATTTTTACAGCTGATCGACCTACAGTTGTGAAGAGACGTTTTGTCGACAAAGTTTTCAAACACAAGCTGTTCGAATTAATTGAAATAAATGACTCTCCTTTCAATGCAGCTGATAAACAAAAAGTTATCGATGAATTGAAAAGTTGCGAGGAAAATTATGATTTGATAGTTGTTGCTGATTTTGGACATGGCCTCATTGATAGTGAAATTGTATCGCATATTGCAAACCTGAAATTGTTTACAGTGGTTAATGCACAAACTAACAGTGCCAATATGGGCTATAATTTACTAAGCAAGTATCCTTCTTGTGATTATTTTTCAATTGATAGAGAAGAAGCCCGACTGGCTATGCATGATAAACATGCCGATATTGAGAAGTCGGTTAAGCATTTGATCCAACAAGTGAAGGCAAAATATGGGGTTGTAACATTGGGTATTGAAGGAGCGATTATTGGAACGCTGGAGGATGAAAAATCTATAAAATCACCAGTTTTGTCGAATGAAATTATCGATACGGTTGGTGCTGGAGATGCTTTTCTTTCGGTTACAGCTTTGCTGGCTAAAATAGGTGTTCCCGCTGAAGAAATTGTCTTTATTGGCAATGCTGTAGGGGCAATGGCCGTTAAAATTTTGGGTAATAAATCCTATATTGAGAAAGTACCTTTAATGAAATATCTGAAAACACTTTTAACCTGA
- a CDS encoding sulfotransferase yields the protein MVQPIENKYINYNPSELMPRSFNHPVFILGLMRSGTTLLLNILTEHPQLLKIGVELNSIWTTIGGASCMGECHYKTAADFKPEFGINMTNYFNDNIEAYKSKRQLIKRVLFSQKFGSGGILKDWDQIIPVNKSPHLTNKSLYLHEMFPEARFIHIVRSIQSHSLSMKLHFNKDFKSRNMLNFLPEDDGSCWTRLPAKELENAKSDRLYPGNFKLIPEAWLKLNYQAIKDFDKIGKEYYRIYSYEDLIAKPEEILPDIVDFLRLDQKHQQKVVKMTSRQRKAFNTHTKDPINDWKTKLSEDEQMQIAKLIESQSEKYNLIQKTINP from the coding sequence ATGGTTCAACCAATAGAAAATAAGTATATCAATTATAATCCAAGCGAGTTAATGCCCCGCAGTTTCAATCATCCTGTTTTTATTTTGGGACTGATGCGAAGCGGTACAACACTTTTGCTTAATATTCTAACAGAACACCCACAATTACTAAAAATTGGTGTTGAATTAAACTCCATCTGGACTACGATTGGAGGGGCTTCCTGCATGGGTGAATGCCATTACAAAACAGCTGCTGATTTTAAGCCAGAGTTTGGAATCAATATGACTAATTATTTCAATGACAATATTGAGGCTTATAAAAGTAAAAGACAGCTAATAAAACGGGTTCTTTTTTCACAAAAATTTGGCTCAGGTGGAATTCTTAAAGATTGGGATCAAATAATTCCTGTAAACAAATCTCCACACTTGACCAATAAATCGCTTTATCTTCATGAAATGTTTCCAGAAGCACGATTTATACATATCGTGCGATCCATACAAAGTCATAGTTTAAGTATGAAGTTGCATTTTAACAAGGATTTTAAATCCAGAAACATGTTAAACTTTTTACCCGAAGATGACGGTTCGTGTTGGACACGTTTGCCTGCAAAGGAGTTGGAAAATGCAAAATCAGATCGCTTATATCCAGGGAATTTTAAATTGATACCTGAAGCTTGGTTGAAATTAAATTATCAAGCTATTAAGGATTTTGACAAAATAGGAAAAGAATATTATCGTATTTATAGCTATGAAGATTTGATTGCAAAACCAGAGGAAATTCTACCAGATATTGTTGACTTTTTAAGATTAGATCAGAAACATCAGCAAAAAGTTGTTAAAATGACAAGCAGGCAGCGAAAGGCATTTAATACACACACAAAAGATCCAATTAACGATTGGAAAACGAAATTGAGTGAAGATGAGCAAATGCAAATAGCAAAGCTTATTGAAAGTCAATCAGAAAAATATAATTTGATTCAAAAAACCATTAATCCATAA
- a CDS encoding SDR family oxidoreductase has product MRTLVTGGCGFIGSHIVEELLSRGDEVIVIDNLSTGRLLNISHLEHHANLTFVEADISNHEKIEPFFKGVDWVFHIAALADIVPSIQMPMLYHNSNVNGTVSVLEAARKHNVKRLIYAASSSCYGIPDKYPTTETAEIRPQYPYATTKYLAEQYVMNWHHIYNLPVTSMRFFNVYGPRSRTSGTYGAVFGVFLAQKLNNKPYTVVGDGTQTRDFTFVSDIANACITAAEHPEVAGEIMNVGSGNTYSVNRLVELLEGEVTYIPKRPGEPDCTFADIAKIRRLLHWEPKVSLENGVGRMLEVIEYWREAPLWDPASINEATKDWIKYLG; this is encoded by the coding sequence ATGAGAACCTTAGTAACAGGTGGCTGCGGATTTATTGGCAGTCATATCGTTGAAGAATTATTAAGTAGAGGGGATGAGGTGATCGTAATCGATAATCTGAGTACCGGACGATTATTGAATATTTCACATTTAGAACATCATGCAAACCTGACATTTGTTGAAGCCGATATTTCCAATCATGAAAAGATAGAGCCTTTTTTTAAAGGAGTCGATTGGGTATTTCATATTGCTGCATTAGCCGATATTGTACCTTCGATTCAAATGCCCATGTTATATCATAATTCCAATGTAAATGGAACGGTATCGGTTTTGGAAGCTGCCAGAAAGCACAACGTAAAGCGTTTAATTTATGCCGCTTCGTCATCTTGTTATGGGATACCTGATAAATACCCAACTACTGAAACTGCTGAAATAAGACCACAATATCCATATGCCACAACCAAATATCTGGCTGAACAATATGTAATGAACTGGCATCATATTTATAATTTGCCTGTAACAAGTATGCGTTTTTTTAATGTGTATGGTCCACGATCAAGAACTTCAGGAACCTATGGTGCAGTATTTGGCGTTTTTCTGGCACAAAAACTAAACAACAAACCTTATACGGTTGTCGGAGATGGAACACAAACCCGCGACTTTACCTTTGTTTCGGATATTGCGAATGCATGTATTACCGCAGCAGAACATCCTGAAGTGGCTGGTGAAATTATGAATGTTGGTAGTGGAAATACCTATAGTGTTAATCGGCTTGTTGAGTTATTGGAAGGCGAAGTAACCTATATTCCAAAACGACCCGGAGAACCTGATTGCACCTTTGCAGACATTGCAAAAATCAGAAGATTATTGCATTGGGAACCTAAAGTGAGTTTGGAAAATGGTGTTGGTAGAATGCTGGAAGTTATTGAATATTGGCGAGAGGCACCTCTGTGGGATCCGGCAAGTATTAATGAGGCAACAAAAGATTGGATCAAATATTTAGGATAA
- a CDS encoding SDR family oxidoreductase, which yields MNQMKKIYITGGAGYVGARLVPKLLSQGYEVSVIDLMIYGEDVLEDHPKLTKIKGDIRDQQLLRSTIKGHDAVIHLACISNDPSFELNPDLGKSINLDSFEPLVQISKEVGVNRFIYASSSSVYGIKDVPNVNEDVELDPLTDYSKFKAACEKILHAYNSDDFTVVTIRPATVCGYSRRLRLDLTVNILTNLAVNKGQITVFGGDQKRPNIHIEDITDLYIQLLGLPKNQIAQKIYNAGYENHTVAEIADMVKNVVGDQVDIITTPSDDHRSYHISSEKIKQELGFEPKHSLEDAVNDLKNAFAKGLIPDSLENDRYFNVKRMQNIELK from the coding sequence ATTAATCAAATGAAAAAAATTTATATTACAGGTGGTGCTGGATATGTTGGCGCTCGTTTAGTGCCTAAACTGCTTTCACAAGGCTATGAAGTAAGTGTTATTGACTTGATGATTTATGGTGAAGATGTATTGGAAGATCATCCTAAACTAACTAAAATTAAAGGAGATATCCGAGATCAACAACTATTACGTTCAACCATTAAGGGACATGATGCGGTCATCCATTTAGCGTGTATTTCAAATGATCCCAGTTTTGAATTAAATCCTGATTTAGGGAAATCCATCAATCTTGATTCATTTGAGCCATTGGTGCAAATTTCGAAAGAAGTTGGCGTCAATAGGTTTATCTATGCTTCATCATCCAGTGTTTATGGTATTAAGGATGTACCTAATGTAAATGAAGATGTAGAGCTGGATCCATTAACCGATTATTCTAAATTCAAGGCAGCCTGCGAAAAGATATTGCACGCTTATAATTCAGACGATTTTACGGTTGTAACCATCAGGCCTGCTACTGTATGCGGCTATTCACGCAGATTACGCCTTGATTTAACCGTGAATATTCTGACAAATTTGGCCGTAAATAAAGGACAGATCACTGTATTTGGTGGAGATCAGAAACGTCCAAATATTCATATTGAAGACATTACTGATTTGTATATTCAATTACTTGGCTTGCCTAAAAATCAAATTGCTCAGAAAATTTATAATGCAGGATACGAAAACCATACAGTAGCTGAAATTGCCGATATGGTTAAAAATGTGGTAGGAGATCAAGTTGACATCATTACAACTCCATCAGATGATCATCGTTCCTATCATATTTCTTCCGAAAAGATAAAGCAAGAATTAGGATTTGAACCGAAACATAGTTTAGAAGATGCAGTGAATGATTTGAAGAATGCTTTTGCGAAAGGACTAATTCCTGATTCGCTCGAAAATGATCGCTATTTTAATGTTAAGCGCATGCAAAATATTGAGTTAAAATAA